The genomic window CGGATGCGATCCAGGACGTGCTCGTAGATGCGGCGCCCGGTCTCGGAGGTGGCGAGGGTGGGGCGGCCCACGTTCCCGGGACACCCCGCCGGGAGGGTGCGGAGCTTGCCGCGCCGGAAGCGGCGGTAGCTGTCCTGGTCCAGGACGCAGTCCTGCGCGGCCTCCAGGTCCACGACCTCGGGGCGCAGGTGCAGGAGGAGCGAGGTGACCGCCTCGCCGCCGTGTTGCGGCCCCCCGGGATCGCTGAGATATTCCGACAGGTCCACGGCCAGCGCCTCCACCACCCGCACCCGCGCCTTCTGCGCGTACACCGTCGCCATCGCCTCGGCCTGGGGGTCGTAGTCGGTGGCGGTGATCATCACGATCTCGGTGAAGCCCTGCCCCTCCCAGGCGGCGACCAGCTCGTTCAGCGCCCGGTGCAGCGTCTTTCCGCGGAGCGTGGCGGTCCCGGCGAAGCCCCGCTCGCCGGGGACGTTGACGCCGTACGGAAAGGTGGGCGCGCGCAGCACCTGGAACTCCCGCGACAGGTCGTCCGCGAGCGCCTCGGCGATGCAGGTCACGGCGCCGATGGGAAGGTGCGGCCCGTGCTGGTCGCAGGCGCCCACCGGGAGGATGATCCGGCGGTCTCGCTCCAGGTAGGACGCCACCTCGGGCCACGAAAGGTCGACCAGGGAGTATGAGC from Longimicrobiaceae bacterium includes these protein-coding regions:
- a CDS encoding creatininase family protein, producing the protein MRSYSLVDLSWPEVASYLERDRRIILPVGACDQHGPHLPIGAVTCIAEALADDLSREFQVLRAPTFPYGVNVPGERGFAGTATLRGKTLHRALNELVAAWEGQGFTEIVMITATDYDPQAEAMATVYAQKARVRVVEALAVDLSEYLSDPGGPQHGGEAVTSLLLHLRPEVVDLEAAQDCVLDQDSYRRFRRGKLRTLPAGCPGNVGRPTLATSETGRRIYEHVLDRIRQKVFIAPPPDDE